A region of Vicia villosa cultivar HV-30 ecotype Madison, WI unplaced genomic scaffold, Vvil1.0 ctg.000561F_1_1, whole genome shotgun sequence DNA encodes the following proteins:
- the LOC131629376 gene encoding F-box/FBD/LRR-repeat protein At3g14710-like: MDSGVFLTARDRHANKPSKMQKFNQGEDIISKLPDDIIVHILSFLSYKDAIRTSVLSQRWIYMWTYLTTLYLKDKATIRASYQIKTSFINFVCRLLHRLNASSISKFYLSLSEKYDPYIFSELTSLVSNQKVKEICLISLQECNISCYPIFKCQSLEKLVLCLGLSIIQFPSFVCLSSLTVLRLTSIRDPMKITCYSSNQSKELTLKFPVLKDYYSCDCIWLGVKRVTIEAPLLEEVKIVRQWFMTSNVSQAEIEIRASSITEYSYSSYISSETTLLNAAHIADASISLSDSNVEKTGEQMQIFVRKLFNINNLKCLRVFLDLAPMKHYLAGIHTFEVLTYLHLYHPVTIKNLLVLLLKSPCLETLVLQRVIDSKTEPPNFAMVPECFLSTLKVVRLEKFAGAEQEFSFANFVMEKSQFLESISFSCYKLSGEEIEKVKERIFLVKRSFNIEFSAHSVT; this comes from the exons ATGGATTCGGGTGTTTTTCTTACTGCACGTGACAGACATGCGAACAAGCCTTCCAAGATGCAAAAATTCAACCAAGGTGAAGATATAATAAGCAAGCTACCTGACGATATCATTgtccatattctttcttttctttcttataaagatgCAATCCGCACTAGTGTTTTATCACAGAGATGGATATACATGTGGACATATCTCACAACCCTATATTTGAAAGATAAAGCTACTATTCGGGCTTCTTATCAGATCAAAACTAGTTTTATCAACTTTGTATGCAGGCTGCTGCATCGCCTCAATGCTTCAAGCATCAGTAAATTTTATCTTTCTCTTTCAGAGAAATATGACCCCTACATTTTCAGTGAGTTGACATCTCTTGTTTCAAATCAAAAAGTTAAAGAGATTTGTCTCATTTCCCTTCAAGAATGCAACATTTCATGCTACCCCATTTTCAAATGCCAGTCCTTGGAGAAATTGGTGCTATGTCTAGGTCTTTCTATTATCCAATTTCCATCTTTTGTTTGCCTTTCATCCCTCACTGTCCTGCGATTGACATCAATCAGAGATCCAATGAAAATTACTTGTTACTCCTCTAATCAGTCCAAAGAGTTAACACTTAAATTCCCAGTTCTTAAAGATTATTACTCATGTGATTGCATTTGGTTAGGTGTAAAACGTGTTACTATAGAAGCGCCTCTACTTGAAGAGGTTAAAATAGTTCGTCAATGGTTTATGACGTCCAATGTGTCACAGGCGGAAATTGAGATTCGGGCTTCTTCTATTACGGAATATAGTTATAGTAGCTATATATCATCAGAGACCACTTTGCTAAACGCTGCACACATTGCCGATGCTTCCATTTCTCTAAGTGATTCAAATGTAGAGAAGACTGGCGAACAAATGCAGATTTTTGTTCGTAAACTTTTCAATATCAATAATTTGAAATGTTTACGAGTCTTTCTG GATCTTGCACCAATGAAACATTATTTGGCTGGTATTCATACATTTGAAGTACTGACTTATCTGCATCTATATCACCCTGTCACCATTAAAAATTTGTTAGTCTTACTTTTAAAATCACCATGTCTGGAGACTCTAGTTTTACAG CGGGTAATAGATTCAAAAACAGAACCTCCAAATTTCGCGATGGTACCGGAATGTTTTCTATCTACTCTTAAAGTGGTAAGACTTGAAAAATTTGCAGGTGCGGAGCAGGAGTTTAGTTTTGCTAATTTTGTTATGGAGAAAAGCCAATTTTTGGAGAGTATTAGTTTTTCATGTTATAAGCTGAGTGGGGAAGAAATTGAAAAAGTTAAGGAGAGAATATTCTTAGTTAAGAGAAGTTTTAACATAGAATTTTCAGCTCATTCAGTCACATGA